In Methanomassiliicoccales archaeon, the DNA window CGAACGATTCCGGGGCTCCAGCATCACCGTAAACAGTGTCGATCTTCGCTTCCATAATGGGTATGTTCCTTCCATCCAGATGAATAAAACCAGCATCCACTACTCCCTGATCCACTACGAGTTTTGTGACATTCAAGGCGCAATCCTCTGAAAACTGACATGTGAGCCAGATCCACATTCTGGGAGCGGTCCAATCCCTTACCCCCCAGGAGTGATCCCTCTCCCCTAGTCCATTGATTTCGTACTGTTTCCCACCGATCTCGAGGAGTCCCTTCACCCTCCCGAACTGCTCGAGATGCTCGGAGGCAACCTTCTTAGAGATAAGCTCCTTCTCGGGGGAGACACAATCCCTGTAATTGAAGACGTCGTTCAAGCCTTCCCAGTCGAGCATGAATGACACCCTTTTCAGAGGCCGCCCCTCCTCGAAAAGGGAGTAAAGACCGCCGTTGAACATGAGCGTCCATCTCTTTTCGGGCACTATCTTCTGGAATACTAGCCCTCCGGCGTTGAGCTCCGTGTCCTTGAATGGGACGTCCCTCTTGATGCCGATGATATTTCCGTCTGGCATCATAAGGAAGCAGAACATGTTCTTCTGCAGGCGGTTCGGCTTGAGGCCAATCCTCATGAACGCGCAGATGTCGTTTTCCTTGTCATAGAAACTGAAATAAAAGCTCTCATTCCAGTCCAGATCCCTTCCGAATCTATGAATGACGTCAGTGTCCGCCATGTTCAATCACCTTTCACATAGATCATTCCATCATTGCCGTCCAGCACGAGCTCCTGCCCAGTGCTGAATATCTTGGTGGCATTCTTGACAGCGGTAACCGCTGGTATTCCGTACTCCCTGGAAACGACCGCTCCATGGGATAGGATCCCACCTGTCTCTGTGATCAGCCCTCCAAGCTTGGAAAAGACCGCTGTCCAACCGGGGTCAGTGTTGGAGGTTATCAGTATCTCTCCTTCCATGACCTCGGAAAGATGCTCGATGGAGTCAACCACCCTAGCCCTTCCCTTTGCCACTCCAGGACTGGCTGATGTGCCAGTTATCTTGAGGGAGTCCCCGTCCCTTACCTGGGTATCATCGAACTCCACCTTCCCCTTGAGGAATTTGGGTGGAAGGACCCCCTTGTACCTATCGAAGTCCGCCCTCCTTCTCCTGATATCGTCCTTTGATGTCAGAACTCCACCCTTTGCGATATCGAATATCTCCTCCTTGGAAAGGAAGAAAATGTCATCCAGATCATCTACTATGCCCTTCTCGAGATACCTTCTACCGTACTCTAGGAACAGGCGTCTCCATCTGTAGATTATATGGTCTAGATAGAAACGCTGGTTCTCCCTGAATTGAAGATAGATCTGGGCGTTCTTCAGCACGATACGGAAGATCCCTCTCCTGAAATACCCCATTTTCAACCTGGATATCTGGTCCAGAATTTCCACCTCGGCCCTGGCTCTCTCCTCCTGCTTTCTCCTCTCCACCTCGTCAAGATCCAGGACTGGAGACCTTACGAGGGCTTTGAGGACATCAACAACGAGGGTTGGATCGTCACCCCATCTTGGAAAATAGACCTCCCTTGTATGGGAGCGGTGACCATATTCCTGCAGGAAGATTTCAAACTCCTTCCTGAATGATTTGAGTCCAGGCTCATGATCCAGGCTCTTGAGGAATCTCCCAGATTCCTCTTCCTCCATTCTTCGGAGGACTTCTGGATCGTCCATGGCAACCTTGGCAAGTCTAGCTATGGCAATGTTGGTCTTGATAGTCTTGTTGTCGGGGAGACCGGAGATGAGCTTGGAGTAAAGTGCCCCCGATCGGTCATCAAGCCAGTCGATCAGCCATCTCTTCACCATCAGATTGGTTCCGATGCTGTGAGTCACCATCCCGTACCTGATCAGCCTGTAGTGCTTGATATAGCTGCTCTCCATGTCCTTGAACTCGTGGTAGAGGGCCTCATCCTTGATCTTGGTCAGGTCCTTGGCGTCGAACTGGGCCGCCTTCTGCATGAAACCTTCAGCCCATTTTCTGTATGCCTTGTCCGTGCGGAGGATCATCCCGTCGGGGTCTAGGACCGCTATCCGTACCTCTGCCAAGAGCCTCTTGGCTACCTTGGTCCTCGCATTTGCGATGCGTTCCTGGTCCTTCTCCGGGAAGTAGTTGAGAAGCTCCTTTGTGCGGGAGAACTTGGGATTGTATGTGAAGACCGATTCCAATACCTCGGAGTTGAAGTAGATGTGTCCCTTGTGAAGTCTCAGGAGTTCTTTGTCGGTTAGTTCTCTGTAGCCCATGATCTTCGAGCCCTCATGATTGACATACTTGATCAGGTACTCACCTAGCAGGGAGAAGAACAGTGGGGAGGTCACATCTGCCCAGTACTCATCACCGTACGCCCTGGTCCAGAGTGTCTGATCCTCCTCGTCAAGAGTGGTTATTGGCCTCGATTGAAGGATGAATATGTCCCCTCTACTAATGGACCACTCGATATCCTGAGGGACCCCAAAGAACGCCTCAATGCTCTGACCAACTTGAGCCAATCGTTTGACATCACTATCGGTGAGCGATGGCTGTAGCCTCTTCTCCTTTCCCACTTCCACAAGTGACTTCCCCCCTTCGTTGAGGAGAATAGCCTTGTGTTTCTTGCTGATCTCCTGATCCAATATTCTTTGCCCTGTCCTTTCCACCATGAAACGGTCGGGGCTTACCAGACCAGAGACGATAGCTTCCCCCAATCCCCAGCTTGATTCTATTATGATGTCCCCTTGGGTTGGGTTCAAAGGATCGGTGGTGAACATTATACCAGAAGACTCAGATGCCACCATCCTCTGGACCACCACGGCGATGCCCCCCTCCATATGATCGATGGCCACGTCATGTCTATACCTCAGGGCACGAACATTCCAGTATGATGCCCAGCACCGCTTGACATGATCAGCGACCTCCGCGGAAGAGACACAGAGGAAAGTGTCCTGCTGACCCGCGAATGAAGCATCAGGAAGGTCCTCAGCGGCAGCCGATGATCTTACAGCCCAGAGTTCTCCTCCACACTGCTCAAGGGCGATATCAATGGCGCTCAACAGTTCAGGTCCGATCTCACCACCGAGAACCTTTTCCCTCACGCGTCTTGAGCAGGCCTCGACTTCTGATTCGACATTGAAATCGGTTGAATTAAGGCAGTCCAGTATCTCAACAATGATTTCGTTGGACTCGACGAATTCCTCATATGCCGCAACCGTGACAACGAAACCTGGAGGTACTGGGAAGCCTTCGGAAAACATCACTGCCAAGTTCTTGGCCTTGCCACCCACCTCAGATATATCCTGGTCTGGTGAATCGAAGAAACGGATGTCAGAGGAATCGTCCCCACGCTCACCGAATGCCGGAAGTCCTCCTGCCCCCTCCGTCATAACGGCGACATTATCTTTTCTGGCAATATAATTGTATGCCATCATCTATTCGCACTCTGATCAAGATAGGGTGCCAGTGCAGAACATAAATACTGCTTACCCTCATTCTACCGGCGATGAGACACGAATTGGAGCGAATGGCTCAGCATGTGAAAGACAGGATCGACAATCTTCCTGCAATGTTCGAAAGAGGAGAGGAGATCATGGAGGGGGCTGATGGCACCCCCACCACCGGTATCGACAAGGTTGCCGAGGACGTCATTGTAAGCTATGTGGAGGAGAAGGATCTCCCCTTTAATATCCTCAGCGAGGAGATAGGCTACGTGGACAGGGATGCGGAAGAGACCCTCGTGGTGGATCCCATCGATGGTACCAACAACGCGGTGATGGGGCTCCCGTTCTTCAGCGTCTCACTGGCAATAGGAACTCGGTCCCTGATGGACGTTAGAATGGGCCTGGTCAGGAACCTTGTGACCGGAACCTCCTACTTCTCGGAGCGGGGGAAAGGCGCTTTCAAGGACGGGTTCCAAATTCATTCTCGGGATTTCCAACAGGAGAGCTCTCTATTCCTCATATACATGGGCAAGTACGCTAGCTATGAGACTATGAGGGTGGCTAAGAGTGTTGAGAGGGGCCGCTCGATCGGGTGCGCTTCTCTTGAGATGTGCCTGGTCGCTGAGGGCATGGTCGACGGTTATTATATGAACTGCGAGAAGTATGATAAGTCGATAAGGGTGGTCGACATCGCTGCCAGCGCCTTGATACTGAGGGAAGCTGGAGGCGAACTGCTGGATCTAAACGGTAGACCGCTGGACATGCCATTCAACCTTGAGGCAAGAAGCAACTTTGCTGCCATAGGTGATCTCAAGGCTGCGGAGGTGATCATATCAGAATAGGAATAACGGCCAACATCCATGTTCCAGACGCACTTGCCATAAGCAAGGAAATCGTCAGGAATCTGAAAGACCAAGATATTCAGGTAGAGGATACAATCGCTCCTCACCTGGAAATGGAAGGGATGAGCGTGGAAGACATGGATGTGGATGTCCTGATCACCGTTGGAGGGGACGGTACCATACTCCGTTCCCTTCAACTCAACGACGCTCCCATTTTGGGAATCAACGCTGGTGTTCTTGGGTTCCTGACAGAGATACCCAAAGAGGGAATCGCCGATGGTATGAAGAGATTGATCAACGGCCATTACATCCTTGAGGAGAGGATGAGGCTGAAGACCATGGTCGGTTCTGAGCGCCTCCCTGATGCTCTCAACGAGGGAGTCATCCACACCGCGCACGTGGCTAAGATCCGCCAATTTGAGGTATATGTCGACGAAGAGCTGGTGGTCGATACAAGGGCCGACGGAATCATCGTTGCGACCCCAACGGGATCCACCTGCTACGCTATGAGCGTGGGAGCTCCCATCGTCGATCCGAGGGTCAATGCACTGGTCATTGCTCCTATGGCCCCATTCAAATTCTCGGCTAGACCGTTCGTGGTACCCTCCACGAGCTGCATAAGGATAGAGCTTGTAAGGAGGAGACCATGCGTGCTGGTTCTGGATGGTCAGGATGAACTGCCCTTGAACAACGGCGAGGAGATCAAATTCACCCGCTCAGAGAATCCCGCCAAGTTCGTCAATCTGGGAAGCAGTTTCTACTCCCGGACCAGGGAGAAGCTCATTGGTTACACATGACTCCAAAAAGAAGGGTCTGGGGGATAGAGAGGGAGGTTCTTGAGATGGTCAACGAATCTGCCAAGGACACCTTTCCCAATGAATTCGTGGCCACACTTCGCGCGGAGGAAGGCGTCGTCACCGAGGTACTTCTTCTCCCAGGCACTATACAGGGTTCACGTTCTGGGGTGCTGCTCCTGCATATGCTCCCGATCGACTTCAGCGTGGTGGGTACCGTGCACTCCCACCCATCATACAGCAACCACCCCTCAGAGGCGGACCTTTCACTCTTCGGCAGGTTTGGTAACACGCATATCATAACCTGTCTACCTTTTGATCTCAACTCCTGGCAGGCATACGACTACAACGGGAGAGAGGTAGAGTTGGAGGTCGTTTAGAAAACCATGCTTCCTGGCGCTATCCTGCCCTTGGCAAGTGCACCAGGACCAATTCGGGAATTCTCAAAGATAATGGTCCCCACATCTATCACACTGTTGATGCCCGTCTTGACGTCATCGCCCATGATCACGCCAAGTTTCCTCCTACCAGAGTCGACCATCCCCTTCTCGGTGGAGACCATCACATTCCTGTCATCGAAGCGGAGGTTGGCCACCTTTGTTCCACAGCCAAAATTGCATCTCTCCCCTATGATGCTGTCTCCCACATAGTTATGGTGAGGTATCTTGCTTCCGCTCATGATTATGGAATTCTTTATCTCTACAGCCGCTCCCACCCTGCAGTTCGGGCCGAGGCAGGTGTTGGATCTG includes these proteins:
- a CDS encoding phosphoenolpyruvate protein kinase → MTEGAGGLPAFGERGDDSSDIRFFDSPDQDISEVGGKAKNLAVMFSEGFPVPPGFVVTVAAYEEFVESNEIIVEILDCLNSTDFNVESEVEACSRRVREKVLGGEIGPELLSAIDIALEQCGGELWAVRSSAAAEDLPDASFAGQQDTFLCVSSAEVADHVKRCWASYWNVRALRYRHDVAIDHMEGGIAVVVQRMVASESSGIMFTTDPLNPTQGDIIIESSWGLGEAIVSGLVSPDRFMVERTGQRILDQEISKKHKAILLNEGGKSLVEVGKEKRLQPSLTDSDVKRLAQVGQSIEAFFGVPQDIEWSISRGDIFILQSRPITTLDEEDQTLWTRAYGDEYWADVTSPLFFSLLGEYLIKYVNHEGSKIMGYRELTDKELLRLHKGHIYFNSEVLESVFTYNPKFSRTKELLNYFPEKDQERIANARTKVAKRLLAEVRIAVLDPDGMILRTDKAYRKWAEGFMQKAAQFDAKDLTKIKDEALYHEFKDMESSYIKHYRLIRYGMVTHSIGTNLMVKRWLIDWLDDRSGALYSKLISGLPDNKTIKTNIAIARLAKVAMDDPEVLRRMEEEESGRFLKSLDHEPGLKSFRKEFEIFLQEYGHRSHTREVYFPRWGDDPTLVVDVLKALVRSPVLDLDEVERRKQEERARAEVEILDQISRLKMGYFRRGIFRIVLKNAQIYLQFRENQRFYLDHIIYRWRRLFLEYGRRYLEKGIVDDLDDIFFLSKEEIFDIAKGGVLTSKDDIRRRRADFDRYKGVLPPKFLKGKVEFDDTQVRDGDSLKITGTSASPGVAKGRARVVDSIEHLSEVMEGEILITSNTDPGWTAVFSKLGGLITETGGILSHGAVVSREYGIPAVTAVKNATKIFSTGQELVLDGNDGMIYVKGD
- a CDS encoding inositol monophosphatase, translated to MRHELERMAQHVKDRIDNLPAMFERGEEIMEGADGTPTTGIDKVAEDVIVSYVEEKDLPFNILSEEIGYVDRDAEETLVVDPIDGTNNAVMGLPFFSVSLAIGTRSLMDVRMGLVRNLVTGTSYFSERGKGAFKDGFQIHSRDFQQESSLFLIYMGKYASYETMRVAKSVERGRSIGCASLEMCLVAEGMVDGYYMNCEKYDKSIRVVDIAASALILREAGGELLDLNGRPLDMPFNLEARSNFAAIGDLKAAEVIISE
- a CDS encoding NADH kinase; protein product: MSVEDMDVDVLITVGGDGTILRSLQLNDAPILGINAGVLGFLTEIPKEGIADGMKRLINGHYILEERMRLKTMVGSERLPDALNEGVIHTAHVAKIRQFEVYVDEELVVDTRADGIIVATPTGSTCYAMSVGAPIVDPRVNALVIAPMAPFKFSARPFVVPSTSCIRIELVRRRPCVLVLDGQDELPLNNGEEIKFTRSENPAKFVNLGSSFYSRTREKLIGYT